The following coding sequences are from one Haploplasma axanthum window:
- the proS gene encoding proline--tRNA ligase, whose protein sequence is MKDKKLVDAITSRDTDFAKWYTDLCLKAELMDYSDVAGFIIYRPYGYAIWENIQSYLDKKFKETGHQNVYMPLVIPESLFQKEKDHVEGFAPETAMITTSGVEDLPERLIVRPTSEVLFSTHYSKIVQSYRDLPKKYNQWCSVVRWEKTTRPFLRGKEFLWQEGHTIHDNEIEAKTETLDMLETYKNLGKDLLAIPFVTGRKTEKEKFAGAEETYTIEALMHDGKALQSGTTHYFGQGFAKAFDIKFQNEQSKIEYVYQTSWGVSTRLIGAIIMVHGDDEGLVLPPYVAPDQVVIIPIQGKKEEVKNASNKIYQELKEKGIRVLLDDSNKSPGWKFSEYEMKGVPIRLEVGPRDLESNEVTLVTRHNRNKKQVKLDDLAVEVEKSMKEMHEEMYQNALNHVNKNTREAKTYDEFKKHLEKGGYVKISISGEEAEIKIKEDTGATARAIIDSDLVTEICPVTNKKAVQTVLFARAY, encoded by the coding sequence ATGAAAGATAAAAAATTAGTAGATGCAATTACATCAAGAGATACAGATTTTGCTAAATGGTATACGGATTTATGTTTAAAAGCAGAATTAATGGATTATAGTGATGTTGCAGGATTTATAATATATCGTCCATATGGATATGCAATATGGGAAAACATTCAAAGTTATTTAGATAAAAAGTTTAAAGAAACTGGGCATCAAAATGTTTATATGCCATTAGTGATTCCAGAATCTTTATTTCAAAAAGAAAAAGATCATGTTGAAGGATTTGCTCCTGAAACAGCAATGATAACAACATCAGGTGTTGAAGATTTACCTGAAAGACTGATTGTTAGACCAACATCAGAAGTATTATTTTCAACACATTATTCTAAAATAGTTCAATCATATCGTGATTTACCTAAAAAATATAATCAATGGTGTAGTGTTGTTAGATGGGAAAAAACAACAAGACCATTCTTAAGAGGTAAAGAGTTTTTATGGCAAGAAGGTCATACAATTCATGATAATGAAATAGAAGCCAAAACAGAAACTCTAGATATGCTTGAAACATATAAAAATTTAGGAAAAGATTTATTAGCTATTCCTTTTGTTACTGGTCGAAAAACGGAAAAAGAAAAGTTTGCTGGAGCAGAAGAAACATATACAATTGAAGCATTAATGCATGATGGAAAAGCACTTCAATCGGGAACTACACATTACTTTGGACAAGGATTTGCTAAAGCATTTGACATTAAATTCCAAAACGAACAATCAAAGATTGAATATGTATACCAAACATCATGGGGAGTATCTACTAGATTAATTGGTGCGATAATTATGGTTCATGGTGATGATGAAGGTTTAGTATTACCTCCATATGTTGCACCTGATCAAGTTGTTATTATTCCTATTCAAGGTAAAAAAGAAGAAGTTAAAAATGCTTCAAATAAAATTTATCAGGAATTAAAAGAAAAGGGAATTCGTGTGTTATTAGATGATTCTAATAAATCACCAGGATGGAAGTTTAGTGAATATGAAATGAAAGGTGTTCCAATTAGATTAGAAGTTGGACCACGTGATTTAGAGTCTAATGAGGTTACTTTAGTAACTAGACATAATCGTAATAAAAAACAAGTTAAACTTGACGATTTAGCTGTTGAAGTTGAAAAATCAATGAAAGAAATGCATGAAGAAATGTATCAAAATGCATTAAATCATGTTAATAAGAATACAAGAGAAGCTAAAACTTATGATGAATTCAAAAAACATCTTGAAAAAGGTGGATATGTAAAAATTAGTATTAGTGGAGAAGAAGCAGAAATTAAAATTAAAGAAGATACAGGAGCAACAGCAAGAGCAATTATTGACTCAGATTTAGTAACTGAAATTTGCCCTGTTACAAATAAAAAAGCTGTACAAACAGTTTTATTTGCAAGAGCATATTAA
- a CDS encoding cation:proton antiporter, which produces MLTNVFLVNAFGNLNGFELMFALGGMILIGHLIGKLFNKIKMPEVTGYIVSGILINLIIRFIFKKEAIVNELVDSFQVVIVIALSFVSFMIGTQISKYKVRKFSKTVIPVVILQLIFVVSFTTLFFWILNDLKFALLIGAISSATAPAAIVEITGKYKTKGALTDVLSSIVALDNLVGIIYFFTILGFIEQGNTLNVSYLPSFEYLIGAFAAIIIGIVTGFILVLFDKYMFVKIKDNDEKQHSYLVIMVGMILLISLGSYMISNSPLTSIYHVSPFITTLVAGIVFTNFIDQASNEEQSYAMHQFLPPLLTAFFVVAGMELDVTKLFTITGLYALVYVITHATGKFLGAYLGTRIVPSTKKVLKNHLPYAVLTQGGFEIYLAGIAATVLKDNQILLVVLTSVLMFELFAPLLLTRALFNAGEVKALSIPIQMEEISKKTKLTKTKRLRKNS; this is translated from the coding sequence GTGCTTACTAATGTTTTTCTAGTTAATGCATTTGGTAACTTAAATGGTTTTGAGTTAATGTTTGCATTAGGTGGAATGATTTTAATAGGACACTTAATTGGGAAATTATTTAATAAAATTAAAATGCCTGAAGTTACTGGATATATTGTCTCTGGTATACTAATAAACTTAATTATTAGATTTATATTTAAAAAAGAAGCAATCGTTAATGAGTTAGTTGATTCATTTCAAGTTGTTATTGTAATAGCACTAAGTTTTGTTTCATTTATGATTGGTACACAAATATCTAAATATAAGGTCAGGAAATTCTCAAAGACAGTAATTCCAGTTGTTATATTACAACTAATATTTGTTGTTAGTTTTACGACATTGTTTTTTTGGATTTTAAATGATTTAAAGTTTGCTTTATTAATTGGAGCAATCAGTTCAGCAACTGCACCAGCGGCAATTGTTGAAATAACAGGTAAATATAAAACTAAAGGGGCACTAACAGATGTTTTATCTTCAATAGTCGCTCTTGATAATTTAGTAGGTATAATTTATTTTTTCACAATATTAGGTTTTATTGAACAAGGAAATACATTGAATGTTAGTTACCTTCCAAGTTTTGAGTATTTGATTGGAGCATTTGCTGCAATCATTATTGGGATAGTAACAGGATTTATCTTAGTCTTATTTGATAAATATATGTTTGTTAAAATTAAAGATAATGATGAAAAACAGCATTCATACTTAGTAATAATGGTCGGGATGATACTATTAATTTCATTAGGTTCATATATGATATCAAACAGTCCATTAACAAGTATTTATCATGTATCTCCATTTATAACTACGCTTGTTGCTGGAATAGTTTTTACAAACTTTATTGATCAAGCATCAAATGAAGAACAATCATATGCAATGCATCAATTCTTACCACCACTTTTAACAGCATTCTTTGTTGTTGCTGGGATGGAACTTGATGTAACAAAACTATTTACAATAACAGGATTATATGCACTAGTATATGTGATAACCCATGCAACTGGAAAATTTCTTGGTGCATATCTTGGAACAAGAATTGTTCCATCAACAAAAAAAGTATTAAAAAATCATTTGCCATATGCAGTATTAACGCAAGGTGGATTTGAAATTTATTTAGCTGGAATTGCAGCAACGGTTTTAAAAGATAATCAAATATTATTAGTTGTCTTAACTAGTGTATTAATGTTTGAGTTATTTGCACCATTATTATTAACAAGAGCATTATTTAATGCCGGAGAAGTTAAGGCACTTTCAATTCCAATTCAGATGGAAGAAATATCTAAAAAAACTAAATTGACAAAAACAAAAAGATTAAGAAAGAATTCTTAG
- a CDS encoding ribonuclease J: MKNTLLKTDEIGIFSLGGLGEVGKNMYIYEISNQIFIVDSGILFPDNHLLGIDYVIPDYQYLIDNQERIVGLFITHAHEDHIGGIPYLLKKVNIPKIYAAGIAVDMIEHKLNEHEDVKSPQIEVFKSHYKYNFKHTEMSFIRLNHSIPDMFGIVFRTKEGILFHTGDFKIDFTPVGPPAEYDKLAQIGSEGTLCMLSDSTNAEREGLIESDSKIGKSINELFSRIKGRIIIATFASNMYRIQQIIHSSILNKRKIAVFGRSMERAIEVGKQSGYIKIPKGFLISGEEINKIKDSDVTIIVTGSQGEPFAALSRIANGSHKQIKAHKGDTVIFSSSPIPGNQEGVNRTINKLFRLDVEVITHGPLADTHTSGHGSQNDLKLMLSLVKPKFFIPMHGEHRMLKYHRDLAVSCGVKPNNILIMDNGDVAAITKDSIRLAGHVQAGDIYIDGSGIGDIGSAVIRERKTLSEEGLFAIIITIDSSKKRLLSNPTIVSRGFIYMRGNEEITNELASIATKTAIAELNKKMFNELNMKQKIIDQLQSKIFEITMRKPVIIPIISDLSKTKETN, translated from the coding sequence ATGAAAAATACACTATTAAAAACCGATGAAATCGGCATTTTTTCCTTAGGAGGCTTAGGCGAAGTAGGAAAGAATATGTATATTTATGAGATCAGCAATCAGATATTTATTGTTGACTCTGGAATTTTATTTCCAGACAATCATTTACTTGGAATTGATTATGTTATTCCTGACTACCAGTATCTAATAGACAATCAAGAACGTATTGTTGGCCTTTTTATTACACATGCCCATGAAGATCACATTGGTGGAATTCCATATTTATTAAAAAAAGTAAATATACCTAAAATATATGCTGCTGGTATTGCAGTTGATATGATCGAACATAAATTAAATGAACATGAAGATGTTAAATCACCTCAAATCGAGGTTTTTAAGTCTCATTATAAGTACAACTTCAAACATACTGAAATGTCGTTTATAAGATTAAACCACTCTATTCCTGATATGTTTGGAATTGTTTTTAGAACTAAAGAAGGTATTCTATTCCATACTGGGGACTTTAAAATTGATTTTACACCAGTTGGTCCGCCAGCTGAATATGATAAATTAGCACAAATTGGTTCTGAAGGTACCTTATGTATGTTATCAGACTCAACAAATGCTGAACGTGAAGGTTTAATTGAATCTGATAGTAAAATCGGTAAATCAATTAATGAATTATTTTCAAGAATAAAAGGACGTATTATTATTGCTACTTTTGCATCTAATATGTACCGAATTCAACAAATTATTCATTCATCAATTTTAAATAAACGTAAAATTGCCGTTTTTGGACGTAGTATGGAAAGAGCAATTGAAGTTGGTAAACAATCTGGTTACATTAAAATACCTAAAGGTTTCCTAATCTCTGGTGAAGAAATCAATAAGATCAAAGATAGTGATGTAACTATAATAGTTACAGGTTCACAAGGTGAACCATTTGCAGCATTAAGTAGAATTGCTAATGGATCACATAAACAAATTAAAGCTCATAAAGGTGATACTGTTATCTTCTCTTCTTCTCCAATTCCTGGTAATCAAGAAGGAGTTAATCGAACAATTAACAAACTATTTAGATTAGATGTTGAAGTTATTACTCACGGACCACTTGCTGATACACATACATCAGGTCATGGTTCACAAAATGATCTTAAACTTATGTTATCACTTGTTAAACCAAAGTTCTTTATTCCTATGCATGGTGAACATAGAATGCTTAAGTACCATCGTGATTTAGCTGTTAGTTGTGGAGTTAAACCTAACAACATTTTAATTATGGATAATGGAGATGTTGCCGCAATTACAAAAGATTCAATTAGATTAGCAGGGCATGTCCAAGCTGGAGATATTTATATCGATGGTAGTGGAATTGGTGATATTGGTAGTGCAGTTATTAGAGAAAGAAAGACTTTATCTGAAGAAGGTCTATTCGCGATTATCATTACTATTGATTCTTCTAAAAAACGTTTATTATCTAATCCAACAATTGTTTCAAGAGGGTTTATTTATATGCGTGGTAATGAAGAAATAACTAATGAACTTGCTTCAATAGCAACCAAAACAGCTATTGCAGAATTAAATAAAAAAATGTTTAATGAATTAAATATGAAACAAAAAATTATTGATCAGTTACAATCAAAAATTTTCGAGATTACAATGAGAAAACCAGTAATTATTCCAATAATTTCTGATTTATCTAAAACTAAAGAAACAAACTAA
- a CDS encoding HAD-IIB family hydrolase has product MKKFIFFDLDNTIHSTKNKEIPSQTIDLIKKLALMPNTYVGLATGRGPSKVHMLEGLEELFTYKIFINGSVAYKNNKLIYSNPLKLDDIEQVLKETEKEEVSVGFVTIDKEYVNEYSLEVDYGIKGFGDKVPEINPKIYIEKEVYQLWLFSRDKEKINKITSKSNFLCYPWHSGGADLVDRNTNKAIAIAKVLENETDYQLITVGDGHNDIEMIKLADIGIAMGNSGFPELKEKANYVAPHIDSNQLYDFFKELKIID; this is encoded by the coding sequence ATGAAAAAGTTTATTTTTTTTGATTTAGATAACACAATACATAGTACTAAAAATAAAGAAATTCCTAGTCAAACTATTGACTTAATAAAAAAGTTAGCATTAATGCCTAATACATATGTTGGCTTAGCAACGGGAAGAGGACCATCAAAAGTTCATATGTTAGAAGGACTTGAGGAGTTGTTCACATATAAAATTTTCATTAATGGAAGTGTTGCATATAAGAACAATAAACTTATCTATAGTAATCCTTTAAAACTTGATGATATCGAACAAGTTCTAAAAGAAACTGAAAAAGAAGAAGTTAGTGTAGGTTTTGTTACTATTGATAAAGAATATGTTAATGAATATAGTCTAGAAGTTGATTATGGTATAAAAGGCTTTGGCGACAAAGTTCCAGAAATTAATCCAAAAATTTATATTGAAAAAGAAGTTTACCAATTATGGTTATTTTCAAGAGATAAAGAAAAGATTAATAAAATTACTAGTAAATCAAATTTTCTTTGTTATCCATGGCATAGTGGTGGAGCAGATTTGGTTGACAGAAATACTAATAAAGCGATTGCTATTGCAAAAGTTTTAGAAAACGAAACCGATTATCAATTAATCACTGTTGGTGATGGCCATAATGATATTGAAATGATTAAATTAGCTGATATTGGAATTGCTATGGGAAATAGTGGGTTTCCAGAATTAAAAGAAAAAGCTAATTACGTTGCCCCACATATAGACAGTAATCAGCTTTATGATTTCTTTAAAGAATTAAAGATTATAGACTAA
- the coaD gene encoding pantetheine-phosphate adenylyltransferase, producing the protein MVRAVYAGTFDPLTNGHLDVIKRAAKLVDELIVLVANNALKVHKFTTEERIQMIKNALKDAPKIKVDSTNGLIVNYAQEHDIKIMFRGLRNIQDYEYEYSLSEYNANINPNVETVLLFPSRNNHFVSSSAIKELVYHNVDISLYIPKENIELVKKKLSL; encoded by the coding sequence ATGGTTAGAGCTGTTTATGCCGGAACATTTGATCCTTTAACAAATGGTCATTTAGATGTTATAAAACGTGCAGCAAAATTAGTTGATGAACTAATTGTTTTAGTTGCGAATAACGCTTTAAAGGTACATAAGTTTACAACTGAAGAAAGAATTCAAATGATAAAAAATGCATTAAAAGATGCTCCAAAAATTAAAGTTGATTCAACAAATGGATTAATTGTTAACTATGCTCAAGAACATGATATTAAAATTATGTTTAGAGGTTTAAGAAATATTCAAGATTATGAATATGAATATTCATTATCAGAATATAATGCTAATATCAATCCAAATGTTGAAACTGTTCTTTTATTTCCTTCAAGAAACAATCATTTTGTTTCATCCAGTGCAATAAAAGAACTTGTTTATCATAACGTTGATATTTCTTTATATATTCCTAAAGAAAATATCGAACTAGTTAAGAAAAAACTTAGTCTATAA
- a CDS encoding chloride channel protein, giving the protein MNHMKNSWNNVLKVILFYGVITGIVSGLILYGFRYIANYFSQYSKDIYIFVRNNPLYIPLFFGGLIFIAFLISTIIDRVPSTAGGAIPRTAGLVRGLLTFKWLPTLIFTMISTLLVFLGGFPLGIEGASVLIGTSISEGVNETLHTKPAFKRYILTSGTSAGFSFATGSLMAGIIFPLEEMHKKFSWMLLTAAMSGAVFSTIVTRSLDAIFNKGSVFFPIQQITAMPIKYLWIAPLIGLITGLFVSLFNYLIELIGKISSERLKNVKRFYKILFAIIIIGIIGLLLPENLGNGHHNIIIELLNNPVHFSLLVLVLLFAAKIITITLSSGSAVTGGLFIPVLVIGVLIGAISNVFLVKMGFNPEYSTAIILIAMGAFFAASMDAPITTLLFIVEASLHVETTLYIVIAIFVSMIVAHLFHAKPLNEIVLKKMMKEQDRNRVWHMYEIKGIINDNAFVVNKTVRDILWPANCLIKELVQSDATNRTNIMVHGGDRVLSNGDHVIFQVQSYNLDETITKLESLVGTQKFDVELK; this is encoded by the coding sequence ATGAATCATATGAAAAACAGTTGGAACAACGTCTTAAAAGTAATCCTTTTTTATGGAGTAATAACCGGAATAGTTTCTGGTTTAATACTCTATGGATTTAGGTATATTGCTAACTATTTTAGTCAATACTCTAAGGATATATATATCTTTGTACGAAATAATCCTCTATATATTCCATTATTCTTTGGGGGATTAATATTTATCGCTTTTTTAATTTCAACAATAATTGATAGAGTACCAAGTACTGCTGGTGGAGCAATTCCTAGAACAGCAGGATTAGTAAGAGGTTTATTAACTTTTAAATGGTTACCTACTTTAATCTTCACAATGATATCTACGTTATTAGTTTTCCTTGGTGGTTTCCCACTTGGAATTGAAGGTGCTAGTGTTTTAATTGGTACTTCGATATCTGAGGGTGTTAACGAAACACTCCATACTAAACCAGCTTTTAAAAGATATATTTTAACATCTGGCACAAGTGCAGGTTTCTCATTTGCTACTGGTTCATTAATGGCAGGAATTATTTTCCCATTAGAAGAGATGCACAAAAAGTTTTCTTGGATGCTTCTTACTGCAGCAATGAGTGGAGCAGTTTTCTCAACAATTGTTACTAGAAGCCTTGATGCAATCTTTAATAAAGGTTCTGTGTTTTTCCCAATTCAACAAATTACAGCAATGCCAATCAAATATCTTTGGATTGCTCCATTAATTGGACTTATTACTGGTTTATTTGTGAGTTTATTTAACTATTTAATTGAATTAATTGGTAAAATATCCTCTGAGAGATTAAAAAATGTCAAAAGATTTTACAAAATATTATTTGCTATTATTATCATTGGAATTATTGGCTTGTTGTTACCTGAGAATTTAGGTAATGGACATCATAATATTATTATCGAATTATTAAACAACCCTGTTCATTTTTCATTGCTAGTTTTAGTTTTATTATTTGCTGCTAAAATTATTACAATCACATTATCAAGTGGTTCAGCAGTTACTGGTGGTCTTTTTATTCCTGTTTTAGTAATTGGAGTTTTAATTGGTGCAATTTCAAATGTTTTTTTAGTTAAAATGGGATTTAATCCTGAATATTCAACTGCAATAATCTTAATAGCAATGGGTGCTTTCTTTGCTGCATCTATGGATGCTCCAATAACAACACTACTATTTATTGTTGAAGCTTCTCTTCATGTTGAAACAACCCTATATATTGTTATTGCTATTTTTGTTTCAATGATTGTTGCTCATTTATTCCATGCTAAGCCTTTAAATGAAATTGTTTTAAAGAAAATGATGAAGGAACAAGATAGAAACCGTGTTTGGCATATGTATGAGATTAAAGGAATTATTAATGACAATGCATTTGTTGTTAATAAAACTGTTAGAGATATTCTTTGGCCAGCAAACTGTTTAATAAAAGAATTAGTCCAATCTGATGCAACTAACCGAACAAACATTATGGTTCATGGTGGAGATCGTGTTTTAAGTAATGGTGATCATGTAATCTTCCAAGTTCAAAGTTATAATTTAGATGAAACTATTACTAAATTAGAATCTTTAGTTGGAACACAAAAATTTGATGTTGAATTAAAATAA
- a CDS encoding V-type ATPase subunit, whose protein sequence is MENALVTKARSIYGKLLKDEDFNQLIKKRTVGEVAAYLRAHPFYFEAFSGVSDQNINRKRLEEIIRKYHFTQTLKLIKFAANKNKPFYEINVIEKEHQIIMSMLKSYISDDKYDVINDLPIFFDRYSKLDLYEISKTKNIKELVVALKGTVYEKIMNPYVNVTNDQIHFNQFEMLLEQRYNEYVSIQIKKFFKGKVEKDLLNILNTRTELNNVVKVYRLKKFYHTSDDEIKSILVNKYNPIKESKLNALLNVETPEDLLKNVLKNRYENLASVDKNYIENYMDSISYQLAKKTLLYSQKAPLVYMSYLTISDVEIDNLIHIIEGIRYGVPESEIREIIII, encoded by the coding sequence ATGGAAAATGCATTAGTCACTAAAGCGCGCTCAATCTATGGAAAACTTCTCAAGGATGAAGATTTTAATCAACTAATAAAAAAGAGAACAGTAGGTGAGGTTGCAGCTTATTTAAGAGCGCATCCTTTTTATTTTGAAGCATTTAGTGGAGTGTCAGATCAAAATATTAATCGTAAGAGATTAGAAGAAATAATTAGAAAATATCATTTTACACAAACATTAAAATTAATTAAGTTTGCTGCTAACAAAAATAAGCCTTTTTATGAGATTAATGTTATTGAAAAAGAACATCAAATAATTATGTCAATGTTAAAATCATATATTTCTGATGATAAGTATGATGTAATTAATGATTTACCAATATTTTTTGATAGATATTCTAAACTAGATTTATATGAAATATCGAAAACAAAGAATATTAAAGAACTTGTTGTTGCTTTAAAAGGAACAGTATATGAAAAGATTATGAATCCTTATGTTAATGTTACGAATGATCAAATTCATTTTAATCAATTCGAAATGTTACTTGAGCAAAGATATAATGAATACGTATCAATTCAAATAAAGAAGTTTTTTAAAGGTAAGGTTGAAAAAGATTTATTAAATATCTTAAACACAAGAACTGAATTAAACAATGTTGTCAAAGTTTATCGTTTAAAGAAATTCTATCATACTTCTGATGATGAAATTAAAAGCATCTTAGTTAATAAGTATAATCCAATTAAAGAAAGTAAACTTAATGCATTGTTAAATGTTGAAACACCAGAAGATTTACTAAAAAATGTTTTAAAAAACAGATATGAAAATCTCGCAAGTGTTGATAAAAACTATATTGAAAACTATATGGACAGTATTTCATATCAACTAGCTAAGAAGACATTGTTATATAGTCAAAAAGCACCACTTGTTTATATGTCATATTTAACAATTAGTGATGTTGAAATTGATAATTTAATCCATATTATTGAAGGTATCAGATATGGAGTACCTGAAAGCGAAATTAGAGAGATTATTATTATATAA
- a CDS encoding V-type ATP synthase subunit I, producing MSIAKMKLVTLSSDLNQLDEVLRKFIEFEQFHPIASEQFVDRVRGLKTFSSSNPFKSLLDEIIEIENEFNIQLPQVKQDNLEYNIDQMHDEVVKVHQELRREVKAIKDIEKEMELYNLSLEQIHNLENLDISLDDIFSCKFLYTRFGRLPVDSIEKIKYYRNKPFIFKAFNEKDNYVWCMYMATEEYKHEIDSLFASLFFERVRIPEFVHGTPEKAEKQLVEHIECLKLDLDGLKNELSKMKETCMGNLSRTKGELEFLGKLFEAKKYVVGLGERFSITGFVVKTDVDKFKDHFKETANLDIDVRPASSDKRITPPTKLKNNWFTRPFQMYVEMYGTPSYKDIDPTLFVSITYTLIFGIMFGDFGQGLLMSLIGFLLAKYKKMPLGSIIARIGISSAFFGLIYGSFFGNEEILGEIYQKIGIAGKFLPLHVMSSSVTMNLLIGTVLIGAVLILTVIIMNTIIKFKHKDYAHAVLSNNGLMGLLFYGFLLTGIVLKILNVANLFNTVTIILLVVIPLLTIFLKEPIERLLHKEKPFPDGFGGFFIEGFFELFEVLLSYVTNTMSFLRVGGFILSHAGMMLVVNKLAQMGGGNNIVVLIIGNLFVMGLEGLIVGIQVLRLEFYEMFSRYYEGDGTPFTPIKF from the coding sequence GTGAGCATTGCCAAGATGAAGCTTGTTACATTGAGTTCAGACTTGAATCAATTAGACGAGGTTTTACGTAAATTTATTGAATTTGAACAATTTCACCCGATTGCATCTGAACAATTTGTTGACCGTGTTCGAGGATTAAAAACATTTAGTTCATCGAATCCATTCAAATCATTATTAGATGAAATTATTGAAATAGAAAATGAATTCAATATTCAATTACCGCAAGTTAAACAAGATAATTTAGAATATAACATTGACCAGATGCATGATGAAGTTGTTAAAGTGCATCAGGAATTAAGAAGAGAAGTTAAAGCAATTAAAGATATTGAAAAAGAAATGGAATTATATAATCTATCGTTAGAACAAATCCATAACTTAGAAAACTTAGATATTTCACTTGATGATATCTTCTCATGTAAGTTTTTATATACAAGATTTGGTAGATTACCAGTTGATAGTATAGAAAAAATAAAATATTACAGAAACAAACCATTTATATTTAAAGCATTTAATGAAAAAGATAATTATGTTTGGTGTATGTATATGGCTACTGAAGAATATAAACATGAAATTGATAGTTTATTTGCTTCATTATTCTTTGAAAGAGTTAGAATTCCAGAATTTGTTCATGGAACTCCTGAAAAAGCTGAAAAACAATTAGTAGAACATATTGAGTGTTTAAAACTTGATTTAGATGGTTTAAAAAATGAACTTAGCAAGATGAAAGAAACATGTATGGGAAATCTTTCAAGAACAAAAGGTGAATTAGAGTTTTTAGGAAAACTTTTTGAAGCTAAAAAATATGTTGTTGGACTTGGTGAAAGATTTTCAATTACAGGGTTTGTTGTTAAAACTGATGTTGATAAGTTTAAAGATCACTTTAAAGAAACAGCAAATTTAGATATTGATGTTAGACCTGCATCAAGTGATAAAAGAATTACTCCACCAACTAAGTTGAAAAATAATTGGTTTACAAGACCATTCCAAATGTATGTTGAAATGTATGGTACACCTTCTTATAAAGATATTGATCCAACATTGTTTGTTTCGATTACATATACATTGATTTTCGGTATAATGTTTGGAGATTTTGGTCAAGGCTTATTAATGTCACTTATTGGTTTCTTATTAGCTAAATATAAGAAAATGCCACTTGGAAGTATTATTGCAAGAATTGGTATTTCATCAGCATTCTTTGGACTTATATATGGATCGTTCTTTGGTAATGAAGAAATACTCGGTGAAATATATCAAAAGATTGGAATTGCAGGTAAATTCTTACCACTCCATGTAATGAGTAGTAGCGTTACAATGAACTTGCTTATAGGAACAGTTTTAATCGGTGCTGTATTAATTCTTACTGTAATTATAATGAACACGATTATTAAGTTTAAACATAAAGATTATGCACATGCTGTTCTTTCTAACAATGGTCTTATGGGGTTATTGTTTTACGGCTTCTTATTAACAGGTATTGTACTTAAAATATTAAATGTTGCAAACTTGTTTAATACAGTGACAATAATATTATTAGTGGTTATACCATTATTAACTATTTTCCTTAAAGAACCAATTGAAAGATTACTACATAAAGAAAAGCCTTTCCCAGATGGATTTGGTGGATTCTTTATTGAAGGATTCTTTGAACTATTTGAAGTATTGTTATCATATGTAACAAACACAATGTCATTCTTAAGAGTCGGTGGTTTTATATTATCACATGCTGGTATGATGTTAGTTGTTAATAAGTTAGCACAAATGGGTGGTGGCAATAATATAGTTGTCTTAATCATCGGTAACTTATTTGTTATGGGACTTGAAGGCTTGATTGTAGGTATTCAAGTATTAAGATTAGAATTTTATGAAATGTTTTCAAGATATTATGAAGGTGACGGAACACCTTTTACACCAATTAAATTTTAG